A part of Geothrix oryzae genomic DNA contains:
- a CDS encoding (Fe-S)-binding protein, which translates to MVTSAPKTGPAPFAAAKAKVLGCDRCGTCLPACPLFQVQDVERASARGKNALVRGLAEGLIPPDREAQEALEFCLLCRACTDACPGKVPTDEAMVQVRQALADTLGSTPLRSRWIGRVLRRRRLVGLGAATLAGLRVAELHRLLPPQLVPRETSRRAYLKKHAGPALLGASAPRPEPAVHPGAKVAYFQGCGMKMLFPDASRSTQRILAQLSPFQQPDHPCCGLPHLAHGQREAFLDLARENIQAFEDADLVVTDCASCSGSLKHLTSWFAEDPIWRGPAERFSAKVMDLTEYLVAAGYQPQRLPDATFTYHDPCHLARGQGIRQQPRQLLKQAGKLIELAEKERCCGGSGSFHLEHPEAAAAILQRKQANIEGTGAQVVVTACPGCLIQLTRAADQSEGAFQAMHISQVI; encoded by the coding sequence ATGGTGACCTCCGCCCCGAAAACCGGACCAGCGCCCTTCGCGGCCGCCAAGGCGAAGGTGCTGGGCTGTGACCGCTGCGGCACTTGCCTACCCGCGTGCCCGTTGTTCCAGGTCCAGGATGTGGAGCGGGCCAGCGCCCGGGGCAAGAACGCCCTCGTCCGGGGGCTCGCTGAGGGCCTCATCCCCCCTGACCGGGAAGCCCAGGAGGCCCTGGAGTTCTGCCTCCTGTGCCGAGCCTGCACGGACGCCTGCCCCGGCAAGGTTCCCACGGACGAAGCCATGGTGCAGGTCCGCCAGGCCCTCGCTGACACCCTGGGCAGCACGCCGCTCCGCAGTCGCTGGATCGGTCGCGTGCTCCGCCGCCGGAGGCTGGTCGGCCTGGGCGCCGCCACCTTGGCCGGGCTGCGGGTCGCGGAGCTCCATCGCCTGCTGCCGCCCCAGCTGGTGCCCAGGGAGACCTCCCGGCGGGCCTACCTGAAAAAGCACGCGGGACCCGCCCTGCTGGGGGCCTCCGCTCCAAGGCCGGAGCCCGCGGTCCATCCCGGAGCCAAGGTCGCCTATTTCCAGGGTTGCGGGATGAAGATGCTCTTCCCGGATGCCTCCCGAAGCACCCAGCGGATCCTCGCCCAGCTCTCGCCCTTCCAGCAACCGGACCACCCCTGCTGCGGCCTGCCCCACCTTGCCCATGGACAGCGTGAGGCCTTCCTCGACCTGGCGCGGGAAAACATCCAGGCCTTCGAGGACGCGGACCTGGTGGTGACCGATTGCGCCAGCTGCAGCGGGAGCCTCAAGCACCTGACCTCATGGTTCGCGGAAGATCCGATCTGGCGGGGGCCCGCCGAGCGGTTTTCCGCCAAGGTCATGGACCTGACGGAGTACCTCGTCGCCGCCGGCTACCAGCCCCAGCGCCTGCCCGACGCCACCTTCACCTACCACGATCCCTGCCACCTGGCCCGGGGCCAGGGAATCCGGCAGCAGCCCAGGCAGCTCCTGAAGCAAGCCGGAAAGCTCATCGAACTGGCGGAAAAGGAGCGCTGCTGCGGCGGCTCCGGCAGTTTCCACCTGGAGCACCCCGAGGCGGCCGCGGCCATCCTCCAGCGGAAACAGGCGAACATCGAAGGAACCGGAGCGCAAGTCGTCGTCACCGCCTGCCCCGGCTGCCTGATCCAGCTCACTCGCGCCGCCGATCAGAGCGAAGGCGCTTTCCAGGCCATGCACATCAGCCAAGTCATCTGA
- a CDS encoding acyl-CoA desaturase — protein sequence MAHRTARSWLNTLFLMGTLILALILVPWKVTVQGLRWSEGAVLLAMYSATGLAITVGYHRLFSHRAFQAAWPVRLAVLLFGAAAFQNSAIAWCSDHRHHHRFVDDPERDPYPVKRGFWYAHWIWVMEAKDRPLEAVGDLERDPLLRWQRRYHFWIGAAVVALPVLAVGLLTHNVVGQLVIGLLLRIVLTHHSTFLINSAAHWFGTQPYTDANSARDNVLLAPFTFGEGYHNFHHMWQWDYRNGPRWYQWDPAKWLIAAGAWVGLTRGLRRVPATEMQRARVAMEARRLAAALTRDAFQARRTLEEARFRIDASLAAFQTCLDAWPAKKAEWKAKGLAKADAWRTVRTEWKHQRLQQRRALRAAWMGWNQARLQAKRQVPT from the coding sequence GTGGCTCATCGAACGGCTCGATCCTGGCTCAACACCCTCTTCCTGATGGGGACGCTGATCTTAGCCCTGATCCTGGTGCCCTGGAAGGTGACGGTGCAGGGCCTGCGCTGGAGCGAAGGGGCGGTCCTCCTGGCCATGTACTCGGCCACGGGGCTCGCCATCACCGTGGGTTACCATCGGCTCTTCAGCCATCGCGCTTTCCAGGCGGCCTGGCCCGTGCGGCTGGCGGTGCTGCTCTTCGGGGCCGCGGCCTTCCAGAACTCCGCCATCGCCTGGTGCAGCGACCATCGCCACCACCACCGCTTCGTGGACGATCCCGAGCGCGATCCCTATCCGGTCAAGCGGGGCTTCTGGTACGCCCACTGGATCTGGGTGATGGAAGCCAAGGACCGGCCCCTGGAGGCCGTCGGCGACCTGGAGCGCGATCCGCTGCTCCGGTGGCAGCGCCGGTACCACTTCTGGATCGGCGCTGCCGTGGTGGCGCTGCCCGTACTGGCGGTGGGTCTGCTGACCCACAATGTCGTCGGCCAGCTCGTGATCGGTCTCCTGCTGCGCATCGTCCTGACACACCACAGCACCTTCCTCATCAACTCCGCCGCCCACTGGTTCGGCACCCAGCCCTACACGGATGCCAACAGCGCCCGTGACAATGTGCTGCTGGCGCCCTTCACCTTCGGCGAGGGGTATCACAACTTCCACCACATGTGGCAGTGGGACTACCGCAACGGCCCCCGCTGGTACCAGTGGGACCCGGCGAAATGGCTCATTGCCGCCGGCGCCTGGGTGGGCCTCACCCGGGGGCTGCGGCGGGTCCCCGCCACGGAGATGCAGCGCGCCCGGGTGGCCATGGAGGCCCGGCGGTTGGCGGCGGCGCTCACCCGGGATGCCTTCCAGGCCAGGCGGACCCTGGAAGAGGCCCGCTTCCGCATCGACGCGTCCCTCGCCGCCTTCCAGACCTGTCTCGACGCGTGGCCCGCGAAGAAGGCCGAGTGGAAAGCGAAGGGCCTCGCCAAGGCCGATGCCTGGCGCACGGTCCGGACCGAATGGAAACATCAGCGGCTCCAGCAGCGCCGTGCGCTCCGGGCAGCCTGGATGGGGTGGAACCAGGCGCGGCTGCAGGCCAAGCGGCAGGTGCCGACCTGA
- the bshA gene encoding N-acetyl-alpha-D-glucosaminyl L-malate synthase BshA: MRIGISCYSTFGGSGVVATEVGKALAARGHEVHILSPSVPPRLVGFEDRINFHEVRATTYPLFEDAPYSIALGSKMADVAEHHGLEIIHAHYAIPHAMAALLARMAIPGLKVVTTLHGTDITVVGSDPSYLPMVKMAIRESDGVTAVSEYLRDETYRTFGVGRDIDVIGNFVEPPGQERPDCRAWLAPRATAVLTHISNFRPVKRVMDVLKVFELVRKEVPARLVMVGDGPDRVEAEAYCRDRGFASEVRFTGKQLDIGTVLACSDLFLLPSATESFGLAALEAMGHRVPVIASRVGGLPEVVRHGIDGYLEPMGDVEAMAADAVTLLRDEDLRLTMGDAARERALGTFAEGPIVDQYEALYRRVLGKD; this comes from the coding sequence ATGCGCATCGGCATCTCCTGCTACAGCACCTTCGGCGGCTCGGGCGTCGTGGCCACGGAGGTGGGCAAGGCTCTCGCCGCCCGGGGCCATGAGGTGCACATCCTCAGCCCCAGCGTGCCGCCGCGGCTGGTGGGCTTCGAGGACCGCATCAACTTCCACGAGGTCCGGGCCACCACCTATCCCCTCTTCGAGGACGCCCCCTATTCCATCGCCCTGGGCTCCAAGATGGCGGATGTGGCCGAGCACCACGGCCTGGAGATCATCCACGCGCATTACGCCATCCCCCACGCCATGGCCGCCCTGCTGGCCCGCATGGCCATCCCGGGCCTGAAGGTCGTGACCACCCTCCACGGCACGGACATCACCGTGGTGGGCAGCGACCCGAGCTACCTTCCCATGGTGAAGATGGCCATCCGGGAGAGCGATGGCGTGACCGCCGTTTCCGAGTACCTGCGGGACGAGACCTACCGGACCTTCGGAGTGGGCCGCGACATCGATGTCATCGGCAACTTCGTGGAACCCCCCGGCCAGGAGCGCCCCGACTGCCGGGCCTGGCTGGCCCCCAGGGCCACCGCGGTGCTGACCCACATCTCCAATTTCAGACCCGTGAAGCGCGTGATGGATGTGCTGAAGGTATTCGAGCTGGTCCGTAAGGAGGTGCCCGCGCGCCTGGTGATGGTGGGCGACGGGCCGGATCGCGTGGAGGCCGAGGCCTATTGCCGCGACCGGGGGTTCGCGTCCGAGGTGCGCTTCACGGGCAAGCAGCTGGACATCGGCACCGTGCTGGCCTGTTCCGACCTCTTCCTGCTGCCCAGCGCCACCGAGAGCTTCGGTTTGGCGGCCCTGGAGGCCATGGGTCACCGGGTGCCGGTCATCGCCAGCCGCGTGGGGGGCCTGCCCGAGGTGGTGCGCCACGGCATCGACGGCTACCTGGAGCCCATGGGTGATGTGGAGGCCATGGCGGCTGACGCGGTGACCCTGCTGCGCGACGAGGATCTGCGCCTCACCATGGGCGATGCCGCGCGCGAGCGGGCGCTCGGCACCTTCGCGGAAGGCCCCATCGTGGATCAGTACGAGGCGCTGTACCGGCGGGTACTGGGCAAAGACTGA
- a CDS encoding YggT family protein, with protein sequence MPLLFAIAYYALDVLIYLLLAVAILSWFPIDPGNRWIRLLHAITDPILHPIRAIVPSIGGFSFDILVAVLLLGVIQRVFLRALAS encoded by the coding sequence ATGCCTCTTCTCTTCGCCATCGCCTACTACGCCCTGGATGTCCTGATCTATCTGCTGTTGGCGGTGGCCATCCTGTCCTGGTTCCCGATCGACCCCGGGAACCGCTGGATCCGCCTGCTGCACGCGATCACCGACCCGATCCTCCACCCCATCCGGGCCATCGTGCCGAGCATCGGGGGGTTCAGCTTCGACATCCTCGTCGCCGTGCTGCTGCTCGGCGTCATCCAGAGGGTCTTTCTGCGGGCCCTGGCCTCCTAG
- a CDS encoding ligand-binding sensor domain-containing protein, which translates to MVWFRVALVGLLGIFGMAAEGWHRPFTLLGPDQGLPSGAITSLTQDSDGFIWVGTESALLRYDGAHCRAWGREDGLPSGFVHRVLSANGGGVWVSTLRGLVRFRTGRIERAQFDGQVESLPANVLELDREGRLWVLTSAGLFVQQEGLHFQRRSERPSGRAFTLGAGSGGVMHLGSEEGLETFLPDGSSRVWGPAHGLPEGGVSVVVEDGAGRLWAGSGRSLAMKTPGGDRFTDQSSRLGGSLSPNSVPFRDADGSVWLPTQAGGLRLAGDKTERIDSGNGLPFRWVRTVFRDREGTLWVLGTALARLQGGGRVWNHSLASGNSGEVVWSIIRDPKGALLAATDDGAIRVEAAGLSRIRGTEGHRIKGLTTDPAGTLWMVSTIGPTLWLRPGSHQTEVAPLGDFGFGVNSVMKDSRGALWLGHARYGILRWDAGTRRLVQEVGPAAQGSLGVFRIREDAQGRLWAATTAGLYLRSVQGAWQLFTERDGLLPYGLYGMAFLPDGSAWVHYQEPQGLTRIRIDGSRLTVLEQRVKGQGLRSNLVYAVEVDDRERTWASTDLGLDRLDPPLHIGRREGMVSEDCAIQALLAEGGRIWVGTAAGLVRYEAGDADLPLAPPQAHILEMAFGPRRLEPPFDRLAPLSHREATVTFRVGAPSYLGEGRARLQVRLLGLEDAWRDVESPLVRYPALPGGRYRLETRASDGEGAFGPVAALDFQVRPPWWRTWWATSLAGLAVLGLGLVILRLRIAALARSKAELEALVAERTEELQHRNEELSSALGNVKQLSGLLPICSTCKKIRDDQGYWNQLEHYISEHSEVGFSHGICPDCVETMFPKRAKGGQIPEADQKD; encoded by the coding sequence ATGGTCTGGTTTCGGGTCGCCCTGGTGGGCCTGCTGGGAATCTTCGGCATGGCCGCGGAAGGATGGCATCGCCCCTTCACCCTGCTCGGTCCGGATCAGGGGCTCCCCTCGGGGGCCATCACCAGCTTGACCCAGGATTCGGACGGCTTCATCTGGGTGGGAACGGAAAGTGCGCTCCTCCGCTACGACGGGGCTCATTGCCGGGCCTGGGGGCGGGAAGATGGATTGCCGTCGGGCTTCGTCCATCGCGTCCTGTCCGCCAACGGCGGGGGCGTCTGGGTCTCCACCCTGCGCGGGCTGGTCCGCTTCCGGACCGGGCGCATCGAACGGGCCCAGTTCGACGGCCAAGTCGAATCTCTGCCCGCCAATGTCCTTGAGCTGGACCGGGAGGGCCGCCTCTGGGTCCTGACTTCGGCGGGCCTGTTCGTCCAGCAGGAAGGGCTCCATTTCCAGCGCCGATCGGAGCGGCCCTCGGGCCGGGCCTTCACCCTGGGGGCGGGCTCCGGCGGCGTGATGCACCTCGGCTCCGAGGAAGGCCTCGAGACCTTCCTGCCGGATGGTTCGAGCCGCGTCTGGGGCCCCGCCCATGGCCTTCCCGAAGGCGGCGTTTCCGTCGTGGTGGAAGACGGGGCCGGCCGTCTCTGGGCGGGCTCCGGCCGCAGCTTGGCCATGAAAACGCCGGGCGGCGATCGCTTCACCGACCAGTCCTCTCGCCTGGGGGGGAGCCTGTCGCCCAACAGCGTGCCTTTCAGGGATGCGGATGGATCGGTCTGGCTCCCCACCCAGGCCGGGGGCCTGCGCCTGGCCGGAGACAAGACGGAACGGATCGATTCGGGCAACGGCCTCCCCTTCCGCTGGGTCCGCACCGTCTTCCGGGACCGGGAGGGCACCCTCTGGGTCCTGGGGACGGCCCTGGCCCGCCTCCAGGGCGGAGGCCGCGTCTGGAACCACTCCCTGGCCTCGGGGAACTCCGGCGAGGTGGTCTGGTCCATCATCCGGGATCCCAAAGGCGCCTTGCTGGCAGCCACCGATGACGGGGCGATCCGGGTGGAAGCCGCGGGGCTGAGCCGGATCCGGGGTACCGAAGGACACCGCATCAAGGGGCTGACCACGGACCCGGCCGGAACCCTCTGGATGGTCAGCACCATCGGCCCCACCCTCTGGCTGCGTCCCGGCAGCCATCAGACGGAAGTGGCCCCGCTCGGGGACTTCGGCTTCGGCGTCAACAGCGTGATGAAGGATTCCAGGGGCGCGCTCTGGCTGGGCCACGCCCGCTACGGCATCCTCCGCTGGGACGCCGGCACCCGCCGGCTCGTCCAGGAGGTCGGCCCCGCCGCCCAGGGCTCCCTGGGCGTGTTCCGCATCCGCGAAGATGCCCAGGGACGGCTTTGGGCCGCCACGACGGCGGGGCTCTATCTGCGGAGTGTCCAGGGAGCCTGGCAGCTCTTCACCGAGCGGGATGGCCTGCTCCCCTATGGCCTCTACGGCATGGCCTTCCTGCCGGACGGCAGCGCCTGGGTGCACTACCAGGAACCCCAGGGGCTCACCCGGATCCGCATCGACGGCAGCCGCCTGACGGTGCTGGAACAGCGCGTGAAGGGGCAGGGGCTCCGTTCGAACCTGGTCTATGCGGTCGAGGTGGATGACCGGGAACGGACCTGGGCCTCGACGGATCTGGGGCTGGACCGCCTGGACCCGCCTCTGCACATCGGGCGCCGGGAGGGCATGGTCAGCGAGGACTGCGCCATCCAGGCCCTGCTCGCCGAGGGGGGACGCATCTGGGTGGGCACGGCCGCCGGCTTGGTCCGCTACGAAGCGGGCGATGCCGACCTGCCCCTGGCGCCTCCCCAGGCTCACATTCTCGAGATGGCCTTCGGCCCCCGGCGCCTGGAGCCCCCCTTCGACCGCCTGGCTCCGTTGTCCCACCGGGAGGCCACCGTGACCTTCCGCGTGGGGGCGCCCTCGTATCTGGGCGAAGGCCGGGCGCGCCTGCAGGTTCGCCTGCTGGGGCTGGAGGATGCCTGGCGGGATGTGGAGTCCCCCCTGGTGAGATATCCCGCGCTTCCCGGCGGGCGCTACCGGCTGGAGACCCGCGCGTCTGACGGGGAAGGGGCGTTCGGCCCGGTCGCCGCCCTGGACTTCCAGGTCCGCCCCCCCTGGTGGCGCACCTGGTGGGCGACCAGCCTCGCCGGTCTCGCCGTCCTCGGCCTGGGCCTGGTCATCCTGCGCCTGCGCATCGCCGCCCTGGCCCGCAGCAAGGCCGAACTGGAAGCCCTCGTGGCCGAGCGGACGGAAGAGTTGCAGCACCGGAACGAGGAGCTGTCGTCCGCCCTGGGCAATGTCAAACAGCTCTCCGGCCTTCTTCCCATCTGTTCCACCTGCAAGAAGATCCGGGACGACCAGGGCTACTGGAATCAGCTGGAACACTACATCAGCGAGCACTCCGAAGTCGGGTTCTCGCATGGCATCTGCCCGGATTGCGTGGAAACCATGTTCCCGAAGCGCGCCAAGGGAGGCCAGATCCCGGAGGCGGATCAGAAGGATTGA
- the dinB gene encoding DNA polymerase IV translates to MDLVPPARRIAHLDMDAFFASVELLEHPELKGLPVVVGGRRAAAAQVGKDHPRLKDYVGRGVATTATYEARAFGVRSGMGLMKAAALAPNAILLPAHFEAYARVSRAFKAAVAEVAPLIEDRGIDEIYIDLTEVPGPSGELAKRLKEAVRRATSLTCSIGITPNKLLSKIASELQKPDGVTILGYGDIPSRIWPLPCSAINGIGPKATAKLDNFGIRTIGELAQADPAWLVEHFGRSYGAWLHDAAQGRDERPLALSREPKSISRETTFERDLHARLDREDLSRILLDLCERLAGDLERKGLRAHSIGIKLRFEDFTTVTRDQALAVAVADASSLREAARAALRRAPLDRKLRLLGVRAGSLVKAGAPSSHPMQGLQVTEPGLFDQFLS, encoded by the coding sequence ATGGATCTTGTTCCACCCGCCCGTCGCATCGCCCACCTGGACATGGATGCCTTCTTCGCGTCGGTGGAGCTGCTGGAGCATCCGGAGCTGAAGGGCCTGCCAGTGGTTGTCGGCGGTCGCCGCGCCGCGGCGGCGCAGGTGGGAAAAGACCACCCGCGGCTGAAGGACTATGTGGGCCGCGGCGTGGCGACCACGGCAACTTACGAAGCCCGGGCCTTCGGGGTGCGCAGCGGCATGGGGCTCATGAAGGCGGCGGCGCTGGCGCCGAACGCGATCCTGCTGCCCGCCCATTTCGAGGCCTACGCCAGGGTGTCGCGGGCCTTCAAGGCGGCCGTGGCGGAAGTGGCGCCGCTGATCGAGGACCGGGGCATCGATGAGATCTACATCGACTTGACGGAAGTCCCCGGACCCTCGGGTGAGCTGGCCAAGCGCCTCAAGGAGGCCGTCCGGCGGGCCACCAGCCTCACCTGCTCTATCGGGATCACGCCCAACAAGCTGCTGTCCAAGATCGCCTCGGAGCTGCAGAAGCCCGATGGCGTGACCATCCTGGGGTACGGCGACATTCCCTCCCGGATCTGGCCCCTGCCCTGCTCGGCCATCAATGGCATCGGACCCAAGGCGACCGCTAAGCTGGACAACTTCGGCATCCGCACCATCGGGGAGCTGGCGCAGGCCGATCCTGCCTGGCTGGTGGAGCACTTCGGGCGGAGCTACGGGGCTTGGCTCCACGACGCCGCGCAGGGCCGGGACGAGCGGCCCCTGGCACTGTCCCGGGAGCCCAAGTCCATCAGCCGGGAGACCACCTTCGAGCGAGATCTCCATGCGCGGCTGGATCGGGAGGACCTGTCGCGCATTCTGCTCGATCTGTGCGAGCGGCTCGCCGGGGATCTGGAGCGCAAGGGCCTTCGGGCCCACTCCATCGGCATCAAGCTGCGCTTTGAAGACTTCACCACCGTCACCCGGGATCAGGCCCTCGCGGTGGCGGTGGCGGATGCCTCGTCGCTCCGCGAGGCGGCCCGCGCCGCCCTGAGGCGGGCGCCCCTCGACCGGAAGTTGCGTCTGCTGGGCGTCCGGGCGGGATCGCTCGTGAAGGCCGGAGCCCCTTCATCCCATCCGATGCAGGGGCTTCAGGTGACCGAGCCGGGCCTCTTCGACCAGTTCCTCTCATAA
- a CDS encoding FAD-binding oxidoreductase yields the protein MTSLTTLEPLVLDGFREAVGREHVIESPLEVFGYSYDASFLALDRSTVPQAVVRPRTTQEISRVMAFAHQQRIPVTPRGAASGRTGGSVPLEGGIVLALDRMTSILELDTANMMVSAEPGVRTADLHDHCARQGLFFPPDPGSWKFSTLGGNVAENAGGMRAVKYGVTRDYVMGLEVVLADGSILETGGKAVKNVTGYDLTSLFVGSEGTLGIVSKALFRLRPLPKARGVIRVIFRTMDEACSAVQEMLLDGVTPSAAEIMDATCLEAVARARNTRVEPGAGACLILEIDGDGASSLEAQSLRIDTITRQAGCITFRSAASKEETEAIWAERRGLSSAVAAMAPNRLGEDISVPRSAFPEVVRRINAIASTTKLRIPVFGHAGDGNLHPSVLCDLGNPDEAARAHQAVDGIFKAALDLGGTLSGEHGIGISKRPYFADAVGPVSLATHRAIKGALDPLGLLNPGKIW from the coding sequence ATGACCTCTCTGACCACCTTAGAACCGCTCGTGCTGGATGGCTTCCGCGAGGCTGTGGGCCGCGAGCATGTCATCGAGTCGCCGCTGGAAGTCTTCGGCTATTCCTACGACGCTTCCTTTCTGGCCCTGGACCGGAGCACCGTGCCTCAGGCCGTGGTCCGCCCCCGGACCACCCAGGAGATCAGCCGGGTCATGGCCTTCGCGCACCAGCAGCGCATTCCCGTCACGCCTCGGGGAGCCGCCAGCGGCCGCACGGGTGGATCGGTTCCCCTGGAGGGAGGGATCGTCCTCGCTCTGGACCGCATGACCTCCATCCTCGAACTGGATACGGCCAACATGATGGTGAGCGCCGAACCCGGCGTGCGCACCGCGGACCTTCACGACCACTGCGCACGGCAGGGCCTGTTCTTCCCCCCGGATCCCGGCAGCTGGAAGTTCTCCACCCTGGGGGGGAATGTCGCAGAGAACGCGGGTGGCATGCGCGCAGTGAAATACGGGGTGACCCGGGACTATGTGATGGGCCTGGAGGTGGTCCTCGCGGACGGTTCGATCCTGGAGACCGGGGGCAAGGCCGTGAAGAATGTCACCGGCTACGACCTGACGAGCCTGTTCGTGGGTTCCGAGGGAACCCTGGGCATCGTCTCCAAGGCCCTCTTCCGGCTTCGTCCTCTGCCGAAGGCGCGAGGCGTCATCCGCGTGATCTTCCGGACCATGGACGAGGCCTGCTCCGCCGTGCAGGAGATGCTCCTGGACGGCGTCACGCCCTCGGCCGCCGAGATCATGGACGCCACCTGTCTGGAGGCCGTGGCCCGGGCCCGGAACACCCGAGTGGAACCGGGAGCCGGCGCCTGCCTCATCCTGGAGATCGACGGAGACGGGGCCTCCTCCCTGGAAGCCCAGTCCCTCCGCATCGACACCATCACCCGCCAAGCCGGCTGTATCACCTTCCGCTCCGCGGCCTCGAAGGAGGAAACCGAGGCGATCTGGGCCGAACGCCGCGGGCTCAGTTCCGCCGTGGCGGCCATGGCGCCGAACCGGCTCGGCGAGGACATTTCGGTGCCCCGCAGCGCCTTCCCGGAGGTGGTTCGGCGCATCAACGCCATCGCCAGCACCACGAAGCTGCGCATTCCTGTGTTCGGCCACGCCGGGGACGGCAACCTCCATCCTTCCGTGCTCTGCGACCTCGGGAATCCTGACGAGGCGGCCCGGGCCCACCAGGCGGTGGACGGCATCTTCAAGGCCGCCCTGGATCTGGGCGGGACGCTCTCGGGCGAGCATGGCATCGGCATCAGCAAGCGGCCCTATTTCGCCGATGCGGTGGGACCCGTGAGCCTGGCCACACACCGGGCCATTAAGGGGGCCCTGGATCCCCTGGGCCTTCTCAATCCGGGGAAGATATGGTGA
- a CDS encoding DivIVA domain-containing protein: MKYTPLDIQRREFEKVFRGLEESEVRSFLHEVAAEWEEVLAENQKLKEEILDSRERLRQYQDQDRIFRETLLQAQRTREDVLDGASREKELIIREAQFKAEEIIREAQQHVVEMEVQLRNLKMERIRFFRELEALMDRTRRHIQEEAPDMYVPAPPTLNLENLDLTALDEPALPPRRPSPAP, from the coding sequence ATGAAGTACACCCCCCTCGACATCCAGCGCCGAGAATTCGAGAAGGTCTTCCGCGGCCTCGAGGAATCCGAGGTCCGTTCCTTCCTCCACGAGGTGGCTGCCGAGTGGGAGGAGGTTCTGGCGGAGAACCAGAAGCTGAAGGAGGAGATCCTCGACAGCCGCGAGCGGCTGCGGCAGTACCAGGACCAGGACCGCATCTTCCGCGAGACCCTGCTCCAGGCCCAGCGCACCCGCGAGGATGTGCTGGACGGCGCCAGCCGCGAGAAGGAACTGATCATCCGCGAGGCCCAGTTCAAGGCGGAGGAGATCATCCGCGAGGCCCAGCAGCATGTGGTCGAGATGGAGGTGCAGCTCCGCAACCTCAAGATGGAGCGCATCCGCTTCTTCCGGGAGCTGGAGGCCCTCATGGACCGCACGCGCCGCCACATCCAGGAGGAGGCACCGGACATGTATGTGCCCGCGCCCCCGACCTTGAACCTGGAGAACCTCGACCTCACCGCGCTGGACGAGCCCGCCCTGCCCCCCCGCCGGCCCAGTCCCGCCCCCTGA
- a CDS encoding thiolase family protein, with product MSQAVILKSLRSPIGKFQGGLAPLAAPDLAAQVVKALLAAVPGAVPTEVILGHVVSAGVGQAPARQAALRGGLPPSVSALTINKVCGSGLKAIQLAANAVRLGDHDLVLAGGMESMSNAPYLLPKLRAGARMGHTEAKDAMILDGLWCAMTDQHMGHTGELVASKYGVGREAQDAWAAESHRKAVAAMQSGAFRNEIVPIAVPGKKGDLILSEDEGPRADSTPESLSKLRPAFKKDGTVTAGNAPSVNDGAAAALVSTESFAKAHGLPIQARILGAATAGLEPEWVLMAPVEAIRKLMAQVGWSAGDVDLWEINEAFAVQLVATMNELKLPADRINVHGGAVALGHPIGASGARVMATLLHGLERHGKQRGVAALCLGGGNAIAMAVERV from the coding sequence ATGTCCCAAGCCGTGATTCTCAAGTCCCTCCGCAGCCCCATCGGCAAGTTCCAGGGCGGCCTCGCGCCCCTGGCCGCGCCGGATCTGGCGGCCCAGGTGGTGAAGGCCCTGCTGGCGGCAGTGCCCGGCGCGGTGCCGACGGAAGTGATCCTCGGCCATGTGGTGAGCGCGGGCGTGGGTCAGGCCCCGGCGCGCCAGGCGGCCCTCCGGGGCGGACTGCCCCCCAGCGTCTCCGCCCTGACCATCAACAAGGTCTGCGGCAGCGGCCTCAAGGCCATCCAGTTGGCGGCCAATGCCGTGCGTCTGGGCGACCACGACCTGGTGCTGGCCGGGGGCATGGAGTCCATGTCCAACGCGCCCTACCTCCTGCCCAAGCTGCGGGCGGGCGCGCGCATGGGCCACACCGAGGCCAAGGACGCCATGATCCTCGACGGGCTCTGGTGCGCCATGACCGATCAGCACATGGGCCACACGGGCGAGCTGGTGGCCTCCAAATACGGCGTCGGCCGCGAAGCGCAGGATGCCTGGGCCGCCGAAAGCCACCGCAAGGCCGTGGCCGCCATGCAGTCCGGCGCCTTCCGAAATGAGATCGTGCCCATCGCCGTTCCGGGAAAGAAGGGGGACCTGATCCTCAGCGAGGACGAGGGCCCCCGGGCGGACTCCACGCCCGAATCCCTGTCCAAGCTGCGCCCCGCCTTCAAGAAGGACGGCACCGTGACGGCGGGCAACGCCCCCAGCGTGAACGATGGCGCGGCGGCGGCCCTGGTCAGCACGGAGTCCTTCGCCAAGGCCCACGGCCTGCCCATCCAGGCCCGCATCCTCGGCGCCGCCACCGCCGGCCTCGAGCCCGAATGGGTCCTCATGGCGCCCGTGGAGGCCATCCGCAAGCTCATGGCACAGGTGGGCTGGTCCGCGGGGGATGTGGATCTCTGGGAGATCAACGAGGCCTTCGCCGTGCAGCTGGTGGCCACGATGAACGAGTTGAAGCTGCCCGCCGACCGCATCAATGTCCATGGCGGCGCCGTGGCGCTGGGCCACCCCATCGGGGCCTCCGGCGCCCGCGTCATGGCGACCCTACTCCATGGCCTCGAGCGGCACGGCAAGCAGCGCGGCGTGGCGGCGCTCTGCCTGGGCGGCGGCAATGCCATCGCCATGGCGGTGGAGCGGGTCTAG